The proteins below come from a single Caulobacter flavus genomic window:
- a CDS encoding TonB-dependent receptor produces the protein MTNQAKLRSGAAFGALLLAAAVAAPAFAQDAAVALDDVIVTAQKRSENIQDVPVSVAAVSGEKLASIFAAGEDVLALSSRVPGLYIESSNGRAAPRFYIRGLGNADFDLAASQPVSVIMDDVVLENVVLKSSPVYDVEQVEVLRGPQGTLFGRNTTAGIVKFDTVKPSEDFRANGAATYGSYGSATFEGGVGGAIVPGKLAVRASALYQHRDDYIDNSFTGVKDALGGYNEKAARLQILATPTEDTSILAIAHTRSLDGTAAVFRANILTAGSNKINSNFDRDKVSYNGGANNPQEYDSTGVSLKIDHDFGGVKLTSISAYETAKGRSRGDIDGGVAGVGPGFIPFDSDTQDAIGDLDQVTQEIRLASDTDGKLAWQVGAYYFKSAFTVSTNPFFVAPSTLEHKNTSWAVFGQGTYQVTDALKVTAGVRWTDDDKDMEVLSSPFGASAPVSVSDSQASWDLSAFYAVNDDVSVYGKVARGFRGPSIQGRDIAFGSPASVAQSETILSWEAGVKSELFERRVRLNGAVFTYTIDDPQFSAVGGGSNSNRLINAKKGEAYGVELDGEWKVTSNLLVTAGYSYSHTKIKDSGLAVAVCAQCTVTDPKNSAGQALVNGNPFPNAPEYILNFGARYNVPVGAGGELFAETDWFRQGYTNLFLYESKEFNSKDTFEGGLKLGYARTDGAYEVAVFARNITNEVNLRGGIDFNNLTGFVNEPRVVGISLSARC, from the coding sequence ATGACCAATCAAGCCAAGCTGCGCTCGGGCGCCGCGTTCGGCGCTCTCCTGCTGGCCGCCGCCGTCGCGGCCCCGGCCTTCGCCCAGGACGCCGCCGTCGCCCTCGACGACGTGATCGTCACCGCCCAGAAGCGCTCGGAAAACATCCAGGACGTGCCGGTCTCCGTCGCCGCCGTCTCGGGCGAGAAGCTGGCCTCGATCTTCGCCGCCGGCGAAGACGTGCTGGCCCTGTCGAGCCGCGTCCCCGGCCTCTACATCGAAAGCTCCAACGGCCGCGCCGCCCCGCGCTTCTACATCCGGGGCCTGGGCAACGCCGACTTCGACCTGGCCGCCTCGCAGCCGGTGTCGGTGATCATGGACGACGTCGTCCTCGAGAACGTCGTGCTCAAGAGCTCGCCGGTCTATGACGTCGAGCAGGTCGAAGTCCTGCGCGGCCCGCAAGGCACGCTGTTTGGCCGCAACACCACCGCCGGCATCGTCAAGTTCGACACGGTGAAGCCGAGCGAGGACTTCCGCGCCAACGGCGCGGCTACCTACGGCTCGTACGGCTCGGCCACCTTCGAAGGCGGCGTCGGCGGCGCCATCGTCCCGGGCAAGCTGGCCGTCCGCGCCTCGGCCCTGTACCAGCACCGCGACGACTACATCGACAACAGCTTCACCGGCGTGAAGGACGCTCTGGGCGGTTACAACGAGAAGGCTGCCCGCCTGCAGATCCTGGCCACCCCGACCGAGGACACCTCGATCCTGGCCATCGCCCACACCCGTTCGCTGGACGGCACGGCGGCGGTGTTCCGCGCCAACATCCTCACGGCCGGCAGCAACAAGATCAATTCGAACTTCGACCGCGACAAGGTTTCGTACAACGGCGGCGCCAACAACCCGCAGGAATACGACTCGACCGGCGTCTCGCTGAAGATCGACCATGACTTCGGCGGCGTGAAGCTGACCTCGATCAGCGCCTACGAAACCGCCAAGGGCCGCAGCCGCGGCGACATCGACGGCGGCGTGGCCGGCGTCGGCCCGGGCTTCATCCCGTTCGACTCCGACACCCAGGACGCCATCGGCGACCTCGACCAGGTCACCCAGGAAATCCGCCTGGCCAGCGACACCGACGGCAAGCTGGCCTGGCAGGTCGGCGCCTACTACTTCAAGTCGGCCTTCACCGTCTCGACCAACCCGTTCTTCGTCGCCCCCAGCACCCTGGAGCACAAGAACACCTCGTGGGCCGTGTTCGGCCAGGGCACCTATCAGGTGACCGACGCCCTGAAGGTGACCGCCGGCGTCCGCTGGACCGACGACGACAAGGACATGGAAGTCCTGTCCTCGCCGTTCGGCGCCTCGGCCCCGGTGTCGGTCTCCGACAGCCAGGCCAGCTGGGACCTGTCGGCCTTCTATGCCGTCAACGACGACGTCAGCGTCTACGGCAAGGTGGCCCGCGGCTTCCGCGGTCCGTCGATCCAGGGTCGTGACATCGCCTTCGGCAGCCCGGCCTCGGTCGCCCAGTCGGAAACCATCCTGTCGTGGGAAGCCGGCGTCAAAAGCGAGCTGTTCGAGCGTCGCGTCCGCCTGAACGGCGCGGTGTTCACCTACACCATCGACGACCCGCAGTTCAGCGCGGTCGGCGGCGGCAGCAACTCCAACCGCCTGATCAACGCCAAGAAGGGCGAGGCCTACGGCGTCGAGCTGGACGGCGAGTGGAAGGTGACCTCGAACCTGCTGGTCACCGCCGGCTACAGCTACAGCCACACCAAGATCAAGGACTCGGGCCTGGCCGTGGCCGTCTGCGCCCAGTGCACCGTGACCGACCCGAAGAACAGCGCCGGCCAGGCCCTGGTCAACGGCAACCCGTTCCCGAACGCGCCGGAATACATCCTGAACTTCGGCGCTCGCTACAACGTGCCGGTCGGCGCGGGCGGCGAACTGTTCGCCGAAACCGACTGGTTCCGTCAGGGCTACACGAACCTCTTCCTCTACGAGAGCAAGGAGTTCAACAGCAAGGACACGTTCGAAGGCGGCCTGAAGCTGGGCTACGCCCGCACCGACGGCGCGTACGAAGTGGCCGTGTTCGCCCGCAACATCACCAACGAGGTGAACCTGCGCGGCGGCATCGACTTCAACAACCTGACCGGCTTCGTCAACGAGCCGCGCGTGGTCGGCATCTCGCTGAGCGCCCGCTGCTAA
- a CDS encoding nucleoside hydrolase produces MTTKIIFDTDPGIDDAMALLFIEASPALDLVAVTTVFGNADIDTTTRNALYLKNRFGLAAPVYKGTDKPLRRPRNPSPTFVHGENGLGDVELTGLVAAEPEAKPAHQAIIDLARANPGEITLVAVGPLTNLALALDADPEVATLLKGVVIMGGAFAVAGKPGNVTPVAEANIWNDPEAADRVFTAPWHVTVIGLDVTTQVIMSPDFMEALEASAGPAGEFLNAISKPYAAFYGGRDGIVGCCVHDAAAVAYVIDESLFEVRRGSVRVVTEGIALGQTLQKVEGELFGPSAWDDQPIHSAAIAVDADRLLALYARTMNGVVAGG; encoded by the coding sequence ATGACGACCAAGATCATCTTCGACACCGATCCCGGCATCGACGACGCCATGGCCCTGCTGTTCATCGAGGCCAGCCCGGCGCTCGACCTGGTGGCCGTGACGACCGTGTTCGGCAACGCCGACATCGACACCACCACCCGCAACGCCCTCTACCTGAAGAACCGCTTCGGCCTGGCCGCCCCGGTCTACAAGGGCACAGACAAGCCGCTCCGCCGCCCGCGCAACCCCTCGCCCACCTTCGTGCACGGCGAGAACGGCCTGGGCGACGTCGAGCTGACCGGCCTGGTGGCCGCCGAGCCCGAAGCCAAGCCGGCCCACCAGGCGATCATCGACCTGGCCCGCGCCAATCCCGGCGAGATCACCCTTGTGGCCGTCGGCCCGCTGACCAACCTGGCCCTGGCGCTGGACGCCGATCCGGAAGTCGCCACCCTGCTCAAGGGCGTGGTGATCATGGGCGGCGCCTTCGCCGTCGCCGGCAAGCCGGGCAACGTCACGCCGGTGGCCGAGGCCAACATCTGGAACGACCCGGAAGCCGCCGACCGCGTCTTCACCGCCCCCTGGCACGTCACCGTCATCGGCCTGGACGTCACCACCCAGGTGATCATGAGCCCCGACTTCATGGAGGCGCTGGAAGCCTCGGCCGGTCCGGCGGGCGAGTTCCTCAACGCCATCTCCAAGCCGTACGCGGCCTTCTACGGCGGCCGCGACGGCATCGTCGGCTGCTGCGTCCACGACGCCGCCGCCGTGGCCTACGTCATCGACGAGAGCCTGTTCGAAGTCCGCCGCGGCTCGGTGCGCGTCGTCACCGAGGGCATCGCGCTCGGCCAGACCCTGCAGAAGGTGGAAGGCGAGCTCTTCGGCCCGTCGGCCTGGGACGACCAGCCGATCCACAGCGCCGCGATCGCGGTCGACGCGGACAGGCTGCTGGCGCTGTATGCGCGGACGATGAACGGGGTGGTGGCCGGGGGCTGA
- the guaD gene encoding guanine deaminase, with product MRAFRASILHLLGDPTENGEAVAFHEDGLLVVDEGRVVACGDHAELAGAYAGVPVEDLSGHWITPGFIDTHIHFPQVDIVAAHGAQLLDWLEQHTFPAEAAFADPGHAREAATFFVDELLRNGTTTALVFGSVHRGSVEALFAEALSRDMRLIAGKALMDRNAPPGLTDTVEGARADMEGLIADWHGKGRLGYAVTPRFAISCTDAQLEMAGQVLAENPGVWMQTHLSENPREIVETAELFPGASDYLDVYERFGLVGKRSVFAHCVHLQGEAFQRLAAKDAAVSFCPTSNLFLGSGLFPLPTACQHGVKVGIGTDVGAGTTFSILHTLGEAYKVGQLRGQALDPFHALYLATLGGARALDLDDRIGNLAPGKEADFLVLDLAATPLLARRLKAAKGLEDRLFALTVLGDDRVVARTYLAGVERWRR from the coding sequence GTGCGAGCGTTTAGGGCGTCGATCCTCCACCTGCTCGGGGATCCGACGGAGAACGGGGAGGCGGTCGCCTTCCACGAGGACGGCCTGCTGGTCGTGGACGAGGGCCGGGTGGTCGCGTGCGGCGACCATGCCGAACTGGCGGGCGCCTATGCCGGTGTTCCGGTCGAGGACCTGTCGGGTCATTGGATCACGCCGGGCTTCATCGACACCCACATCCACTTTCCGCAGGTCGACATCGTCGCCGCCCACGGCGCGCAGCTGCTGGACTGGCTGGAGCAGCACACCTTTCCGGCCGAGGCCGCCTTCGCCGATCCCGGGCACGCCCGCGAGGCGGCGACCTTCTTCGTCGACGAGCTGCTGCGCAACGGCACCACCACGGCGCTGGTGTTCGGCTCGGTGCACAGGGGATCGGTCGAGGCGCTGTTCGCCGAGGCCCTGTCGCGCGACATGCGGCTGATCGCCGGCAAGGCGCTGATGGACCGCAACGCTCCGCCGGGCCTGACCGACACGGTCGAGGGCGCGCGGGCCGACATGGAAGGCCTGATCGCCGACTGGCACGGCAAGGGACGGCTGGGCTACGCGGTCACGCCGCGCTTCGCCATCAGCTGCACCGACGCGCAGCTGGAGATGGCCGGCCAGGTGCTGGCCGAGAACCCCGGCGTCTGGATGCAGACCCACCTGTCGGAGAACCCGCGCGAGATCGTCGAGACCGCCGAGCTGTTCCCCGGGGCGAGCGACTATCTGGACGTCTACGAGCGCTTCGGCCTGGTGGGGAAGCGTTCGGTCTTCGCCCACTGCGTCCACCTGCAGGGCGAGGCGTTCCAGCGGCTGGCGGCCAAGGACGCGGCGGTGTCGTTCTGCCCGACCTCGAACCTGTTCTTGGGCTCTGGCCTCTTCCCGCTGCCGACCGCCTGCCAACACGGGGTGAAGGTGGGGATCGGCACCGACGTCGGGGCTGGCACGACTTTCTCGATCCTCCACACCCTGGGCGAGGCCTACAAGGTGGGGCAGTTGCGGGGGCAGGCGCTGGATCCGTTCCACGCCCTGTACCTGGCGACGCTGGGCGGGGCGCGGGCGCTGGATCTCGACGACCGCATCGGCAATCTGGCGCCCGGCAAGGAGGCCGACTTCCTGGTGCTGGACCTGGCGGCGACGCCGCTGCTGGCGCGCCGGCTCAAGGCGGCCAAGGGGCTGGAGGACCGGCTGTTCGCCCTGACCGTGCTGGGCGACGACCGCGTGGTCGCCCGGACGTATCTGGCGGGCGTGGAGCGGTGGCGCAGATAG
- the xdhC gene encoding xanthine dehydrogenase accessory protein XdhC produces MLATHRNWARAALSRLDANDNAALVTVLATEGSAPREAGTKMVVWDGGQSGTIGGGNLEHQATSQARRMLTGSQAAFAIQDYPLGPLLAQCCGGRVRLMIERVEAASRDWLTEAARRMDADQPFELRTRFDPGLLTKTIAPIAALDADPPAVVLGGTRAAARGPRPDLGDELVERSEAPRRPLLLFGAGHVGQAIARAFAPLPFRLFWYDSRPEAAEIPGVTVREPAELAALAMGATGEAYGLVLTHDHALDYALTSAGLAGGGFAYLGLIGSKTKRARFMHRLRDDGFSALALNRLTCPIGLPGLKSKAPEVIAVSVAADLLMRLEAAQARNDEGQSASV; encoded by the coding sequence ATGCTGGCGACCCACAGGAACTGGGCCCGCGCCGCCCTGTCGCGTCTCGACGCCAATGACAACGCCGCCCTGGTCACGGTGCTGGCCACCGAGGGCTCGGCCCCGCGCGAGGCGGGGACCAAGATGGTGGTCTGGGACGGCGGCCAGTCGGGCACGATCGGCGGCGGCAATCTGGAGCATCAGGCGACCAGTCAGGCGCGGCGGATGCTGACCGGCTCGCAGGCGGCCTTTGCGATCCAGGACTATCCGCTGGGGCCGCTGCTGGCCCAGTGCTGCGGCGGCCGGGTACGGCTGATGATCGAGCGGGTCGAGGCGGCCAGCCGCGACTGGCTGACCGAGGCCGCGCGGCGCATGGACGCCGACCAGCCGTTCGAGCTGCGCACGCGCTTCGACCCGGGCCTGCTGACCAAGACCATCGCGCCGATCGCGGCGCTGGACGCCGATCCGCCGGCCGTCGTGCTGGGCGGGACGCGCGCCGCCGCGCGCGGGCCGCGCCCGGACCTCGGCGACGAGCTGGTCGAGCGCAGCGAGGCGCCCCGCCGGCCGCTGTTGCTGTTCGGGGCCGGCCATGTGGGCCAGGCCATCGCCCGGGCCTTCGCGCCGCTGCCGTTCAGGCTGTTCTGGTACGACAGCCGGCCCGAGGCCGCCGAGATCCCCGGCGTCACCGTGCGCGAGCCGGCCGAGCTGGCGGCGCTGGCCATGGGGGCGACGGGCGAGGCCTACGGCCTGGTGCTGACCCACGACCACGCCCTGGACTACGCCCTGACTTCGGCGGGTCTGGCCGGCGGCGGGTTTGCCTATCTGGGTCTGATCGGCTCGAAGACCAAACGGGCGCGGTTCATGCACCGCCTGCGCGACGACGGCTTTTCGGCGCTGGCGCTCAACCGGCTGACCTGTCCGATCGGCCTGCCGGGCCTGAAGAGCAAGGCGCCGGAGGTGATCGCCGTGTCGGTGGCCGCCGACCTGCTGATGCGGCTAGAAGCGGCGCAGGCCCGCAACGACGAGGGACAGAGTGCGAGCGTTTAG
- the xdhB gene encoding xanthine dehydrogenase molybdopterin binding subunit: MADSGASLKVTPFQGVHASVPHDSALRHVTGTAIYVDDLPEPAGMLHVHLGMSTRAHARIVSMDLSAVRASPGVVRVLTADDIPGENDVSPVIHDDRLFAQGEVYCVGQSLFAVAATSIAAARAAAAKAVVEYEDLPAAITIGQAQALDLKIEASQRMARGDAAVALEAASKRIQGRFAIGGQDHFYLEGQASLATPREEGDVHVWCSTQHPTEVQHLIARVLGRPDHAVTVEVRRMGGGFGGKETQASLFAAAAALVAVKTGRPAKCRPDRDEDMVMTGKRHDFEVAYDVGYDGEGRLEGIRLELASRCGATTDLSPAINDRAMFHADNAYYLPAVEIVSHRWRTHTVSNTAFRGFGGPQGMAAIERVMDAVAQATGLDPLEVRRRNLYGGGGRNLTPYYQVVEDNVAPQLIEDLARSCDYEARQRAVEAFNAGSPILKKGLALTPVKFGVSFTTTHLNQAGALIHIYADGSIMLNHGGTEMGQGLYIKVAQVAAEAFQVPLERVKITATTTDKVPNTSATAASSGADLNGMAVLDAAGKLKGRLVAFAAEKWGVDPSQVAFTPDGVRIGGQTLSFPDLCRQAYLARISLSATGFYATPKIAYDRKTHRGRPFYYFAYGAACSEVVIDTLTGETKVLRADILHDVGRSLNPAIDLGQVEGGFIQGMGWLTTEELVYDAKGVLKTHAPSTYKIPTASDRPRVLNINLWEPGRNAEPTVHRSKAVGEPPLMLAISVFSAITRAVASVADHKVMPNLDAPATPEAVLMAVEDVRRRAADA; encoded by the coding sequence ATGGCTGACTCCGGCGCTTCGCTGAAAGTCACCCCGTTCCAGGGCGTGCACGCCTCGGTTCCGCACGACAGCGCCCTGCGCCACGTGACGGGAACGGCGATCTATGTCGACGACCTGCCCGAGCCGGCGGGGATGCTGCATGTGCACCTGGGCATGAGCACGCGGGCCCACGCGCGGATCGTATCAATGGACCTGTCGGCCGTGCGGGCCTCGCCCGGCGTGGTGCGGGTGCTGACCGCCGACGACATTCCCGGCGAGAACGACGTCAGCCCGGTGATCCACGACGACAGGCTGTTCGCGCAGGGCGAGGTCTATTGCGTCGGCCAGAGCCTGTTCGCCGTGGCGGCGACCTCGATCGCCGCCGCCCGCGCCGCCGCCGCCAAGGCCGTGGTCGAGTACGAGGACCTGCCGGCGGCGATCACGATCGGGCAGGCCCAGGCGCTGGACCTGAAGATCGAGGCCAGCCAGCGCATGGCGCGCGGCGATGCGGCCGTCGCGCTGGAAGCCGCGTCCAAGCGCATCCAGGGCCGGTTCGCGATCGGCGGCCAGGACCACTTCTATCTCGAGGGCCAGGCCTCGCTGGCCACGCCGCGCGAGGAGGGCGACGTCCACGTCTGGTGCTCCACCCAGCATCCGACCGAGGTGCAGCACCTGATCGCCCGCGTGCTGGGCCGGCCCGACCACGCCGTGACGGTGGAGGTGCGCCGCATGGGCGGCGGCTTCGGCGGCAAGGAGACGCAGGCCTCGCTGTTCGCGGCGGCCGCGGCCCTGGTCGCGGTCAAGACCGGCCGTCCGGCCAAGTGCCGGCCCGACCGCGACGAGGACATGGTCATGACCGGCAAGCGGCATGACTTCGAGGTCGCCTACGACGTCGGGTACGACGGCGAGGGCCGGCTGGAAGGAATCCGGCTGGAGCTGGCTTCGCGCTGTGGGGCGACCACGGACCTGTCGCCGGCCATCAACGACCGGGCGATGTTCCACGCCGACAACGCCTACTACCTGCCGGCGGTCGAGATCGTCTCGCACCGCTGGCGCACCCACACCGTCTCCAACACCGCCTTCCGGGGCTTCGGCGGGCCGCAGGGCATGGCGGCGATCGAGCGGGTGATGGACGCGGTGGCGCAGGCGACCGGACTGGACCCGCTGGAGGTGCGCCGGCGCAACCTCTATGGCGGGGGCGGGCGCAACCTGACGCCCTACTACCAGGTGGTCGAGGACAACGTCGCGCCGCAGCTGATCGAGGATCTGGCGCGGTCGTGCGACTACGAGGCCCGGCAGCGGGCGGTCGAGGCCTTCAACGCCGGAAGTCCGATCCTCAAGAAGGGCCTGGCCCTGACGCCGGTGAAGTTCGGGGTCTCGTTCACGACCACCCACCTGAACCAGGCTGGGGCCCTGATCCACATCTACGCCGACGGCTCGATCATGCTGAACCACGGCGGGACCGAGATGGGGCAGGGGCTCTACATCAAGGTGGCGCAGGTGGCGGCCGAGGCCTTTCAGGTTCCGCTCGAGCGCGTGAAGATCACCGCGACCACCACCGACAAGGTGCCCAACACCTCGGCCACGGCCGCCTCGTCGGGCGCGGACCTCAACGGCATGGCGGTGCTGGACGCGGCGGGCAAGCTGAAGGGGCGCCTCGTCGCCTTCGCCGCCGAGAAGTGGGGCGTGGATCCCTCGCAGGTGGCCTTCACGCCCGACGGCGTGCGGATCGGCGGACAGACGCTGAGCTTCCCCGACCTGTGCCGCCAGGCCTATCTGGCGCGAATCTCGCTGTCGGCCACCGGCTTCTATGCCACGCCCAAGATCGCCTACGACCGCAAGACCCATCGGGGGCGGCCGTTCTACTACTTCGCCTATGGCGCGGCCTGCAGCGAGGTGGTGATCGACACCCTGACCGGCGAGACCAAGGTGCTGCGCGCCGACATCCTGCACGACGTGGGCCGCTCGCTGAACCCGGCCATCGACCTTGGCCAGGTGGAGGGCGGCTTCATCCAGGGCATGGGCTGGCTGACCACAGAGGAGCTGGTCTACGACGCCAAGGGCGTGCTGAAGACCCACGCGCCCTCGACCTACAAGATCCCGACCGCGAGCGACCGGCCGCGCGTGCTGAACATCAATCTGTGGGAGCCGGGCCGCAACGCCGAGCCGACCGTCCACCGCTCGAAGGCCGTGGGCGAGCCGCCGCTGATGCTGGCGATCTCGGTGTTCAGCGCCATCACGCGGGCGGTGGCTTCGGTCGCCGACCACAAGGTGATGCCGAACCTCGATGCGCCGGCGACGCCGGAGGCGGTGCTGATGGCGGTCGAGGACGTGCGGAGGAGGGCCGCCGATGCCTAG
- the xdhA gene encoding xanthine dehydrogenase small subunit, protein MGGTIRFLLDGEVREAAGVDPTTTLLEHLRGPLRRTGTKEGCAEGDCGSCTVLVGELTTGDDLDPVNWRAVNACIQFLPMLDGKAVMTVESLAVGDVAGCKGKPHPVQQALIDRHGSQCGFCTPGIVMSLYGRAVGACGAGAAVEDVLAGNLCRCTGYGPILDAARAVTREAAPDVAAPLRAIQRETMLSLAHEDPVRGVTRRWLAPRGLAELAAAAEANPDAAFVAGATDVGLWVTKLRKPPQTLIDIGRMPELKTIGRVGDALRIGAGVRYVEAIETLSARHPGLADMMRRLGSTQVRNSGTIGGNIANGSPIGDMPPALIALGAVLVLRRGEQVREMPLEDFFVAYGQQDRQPGEFVEAVIVPRGPDGQIFKVYKLSKRFDQDISAVCGAFAITVVDGVVIEARVAFGGMAGTPSRAGACEAALIGAPWTRESVEAAAAKLDEDYTPLSDMRASAAYRATTARNLLIRAFLESAQPGVATSVLAEAAHG, encoded by the coding sequence ATGGGCGGAACGATCCGTTTCCTGCTGGACGGCGAAGTGCGGGAGGCGGCCGGCGTCGATCCGACCACGACTCTGCTGGAGCATCTGCGCGGACCGCTGCGGCGGACCGGGACCAAGGAAGGCTGCGCCGAGGGCGACTGCGGTTCGTGCACCGTGCTGGTGGGCGAGCTGACCACCGGCGACGACCTGGACCCGGTCAACTGGCGGGCGGTCAATGCCTGCATCCAGTTCCTGCCGATGCTGGACGGCAAGGCGGTGATGACCGTCGAGAGCCTGGCCGTCGGCGACGTGGCTGGGTGCAAGGGAAAGCCGCATCCCGTGCAGCAGGCGCTGATCGACCGGCACGGCTCGCAATGTGGCTTCTGCACGCCGGGCATCGTCATGTCGCTGTACGGCCGGGCGGTGGGCGCCTGCGGGGCGGGGGCGGCGGTCGAGGACGTGCTGGCGGGGAATCTCTGCCGCTGCACCGGCTACGGGCCGATCCTGGATGCGGCCCGGGCCGTGACGCGCGAGGCCGCGCCCGACGTGGCCGCGCCGCTGCGGGCGATCCAGCGCGAGACGATGCTGAGCCTGGCCCACGAGGATCCGGTGCGCGGCGTCACGCGCCGCTGGCTGGCGCCGCGCGGCCTGGCCGAACTGGCCGCCGCCGCCGAGGCCAATCCCGACGCCGCCTTCGTGGCCGGGGCCACGGACGTCGGCCTGTGGGTGACCAAGCTGAGGAAGCCGCCGCAGACCCTGATCGACATCGGCCGCATGCCCGAACTGAAGACCATCGGCCGGGTGGGCGACGCCTTACGGATCGGCGCGGGGGTGCGCTACGTCGAGGCCATCGAGACCCTGAGCGCCCGCCATCCGGGCCTGGCCGACATGATGCGGCGGCTGGGTTCGACCCAGGTGCGCAACAGCGGCACGATCGGCGGCAACATCGCCAACGGCTCGCCGATCGGCGACATGCCGCCGGCCCTGATCGCCTTGGGCGCCGTGCTGGTGCTGCGCCGGGGCGAGCAGGTCCGCGAGATGCCGCTGGAGGACTTCTTCGTCGCCTACGGACAGCAGGACCGCCAGCCGGGCGAGTTCGTCGAGGCGGTGATCGTGCCGCGTGGTCCGGACGGCCAGATCTTCAAGGTCTACAAGCTGTCCAAGCGCTTCGACCAGGACATCTCGGCCGTCTGCGGGGCCTTCGCGATTACCGTGGTCGACGGCGTGGTGATCGAGGCCCGCGTGGCCTTCGGCGGCATGGCCGGCACGCCCAGCCGGGCCGGCGCCTGCGAGGCGGCGCTGATCGGCGCGCCGTGGACGCGCGAGAGCGTCGAGGCGGCGGCCGCGAAACTGGACGAGGACTACACGCCGCTGTCGGACATGCGGGCCTCGGCGGCCTATCGCGCCACGACGGCGCGCAACCTCCTGATCCGCGCCTTCCTCGAAAGCGCCCAGCCGGGCGTGGCGACCAGCGTGCTGGCGGAGGCGGCCCATGGCTGA
- the uraH gene encoding hydroxyisourate hydrolase — protein sequence MSGLTTHILDTAAGRPAAGVAVRVLRRIEGPPVLIKATTTDADGRARLVEGEALEVGGYRLEFEVAAYFAASGAKVSDPPFLDVVTIDFAVADAGQHHHVPLLVSPFGYSTYRGS from the coding sequence ATGAGCGGCCTGACGACCCACATCCTCGACACCGCGGCCGGCCGGCCGGCCGCCGGCGTGGCCGTGCGCGTGCTGCGCCGGATCGAAGGGCCGCCGGTGCTGATCAAGGCCACGACCACCGACGCCGACGGTCGCGCGCGGCTGGTCGAGGGCGAGGCGCTGGAGGTCGGCGGCTATCGCCTGGAGTTCGAGGTGGCCGCCTATTTCGCGGCCAGCGGGGCCAAGGTCTCCGATCCGCCGTTCCTCGACGTGGTGACCATCGATTTCGCGGTGGCCGACGCGGGCCAGCACCACCACGTGCCGCTGCTGGTCTCGCCGTTCGGCTATTCCACCTACCGGGGCAGCTGA
- a CDS encoding cold-shock protein, giving the protein MKWFNSTKGFGFIQPDNGGGDIFVHISAVERAGLRGLNEGQQVGYELEQDRRSGKTSAGNLRIL; this is encoded by the coding sequence GTGAAGTGGTTCAACAGCACCAAGGGCTTCGGCTTCATCCAGCCGGACAACGGCGGTGGCGACATCTTCGTGCACATCTCGGCCGTCGAGCGCGCCGGCCTGCGCGGCCTGAACGAAGGCCAGCAAGTCGGCTACGAACTCGAGCAGGACCGCCGCTCGGGCAAGACCTCGGCCGGCAACCTGCGCATCCTCTAA
- a CDS encoding RrF2 family transcriptional regulator: protein MLSQKARYALRAMVELARAEEQVTAGELALRADAPRKFLEAILLGLARHKLVTSRRGKFGGYLLARPAEEISFAEIIRLVDGPLALAPCVSRTAFRRCEDCSDLATCALREALLRARDATAAVLEGYSLADAVTGQGAELIG, encoded by the coding sequence ATGTTGTCCCAGAAAGCCCGCTACGCCCTGCGCGCCATGGTCGAACTGGCCCGCGCGGAAGAGCAGGTCACGGCCGGCGAGCTGGCCCTGCGCGCCGACGCTCCGCGCAAGTTCCTCGAAGCCATCCTGCTGGGCCTGGCCCGCCACAAGCTGGTGACCAGCCGGCGCGGCAAGTTCGGCGGCTACCTGCTGGCCCGCCCCGCCGAGGAGATCAGCTTCGCCGAGATCATCCGCCTGGTCGACGGCCCCCTGGCGCTGGCCCCTTGCGTCAGCCGCACCGCCTTCCGCCGCTGCGAGGACTGCAGCGACCTGGCGACCTGCGCCCTGCGCGAGGCCCTGCTGCGGGCCCGCGACGCCACCGCCGCCGTGCTCGAGGGCTACAGCCTGGCCGACGCCGTCACCGGCCAGGGCGCCGAACTGATCGGCTGA
- a CDS encoding CBS domain-containing protein — protein MLVSQILKTKGDLVFTASPQETVGAAAALLHSRKVGAMVVLEADESIAGILSERDIVRQIAKEGAAALAKPISACMTRDVIFAQPDESVDDLLAKMTDRRIRHLPVAKGGRLVGIISIGDLVKYKIQEAQAEADGLKAYIAAG, from the coding sequence TTGTTGGTGTCTCAGATCCTGAAGACCAAGGGCGACCTGGTGTTCACCGCCTCGCCCCAGGAAACGGTCGGCGCGGCCGCGGCGCTTCTGCACAGCCGCAAGGTCGGCGCGATGGTGGTGCTGGAAGCCGACGAGTCCATCGCCGGCATATTGTCCGAACGCGACATCGTGCGGCAGATCGCCAAGGAGGGCGCGGCCGCGCTCGCCAAGCCGATCTCGGCCTGCATGACCCGCGACGTGATCTTCGCCCAGCCGGACGAGAGCGTCGACGACCTGCTGGCCAAGATGACCGACCGCCGCATCCGCCACCTGCCTGTGGCCAAGGGCGGGCGCCTGGTGGGCATCATCTCGATCGGCGACCTGGTGAAGTACAAGATCCAGGAAGCCCAGGCCGAGGCCGACGGTCTCAAGGCCTATATCGCCGCCGGCTGA